The Triticum dicoccoides isolate Atlit2015 ecotype Zavitan chromosome 6A, WEW_v2.0, whole genome shotgun sequence genome has a window encoding:
- the LOC119315467 gene encoding dihydrolipoyllysine-residue acetyltransferase component 3 of pyruvate dehydrogenase complex, mitochondrial-like, whose translation MQCFNSYSFQVTANRLLASKQTIPHYYLTVDTRVDKLIKLRGELNPLQEASGGKKISINNLVIKAAALALRKVPECNSSWMNDFIRQYHNVNINVAVQTEHGLFVPVVRDADKKGLGTIGEEVKQLAQRARDNSLKPQDYEGGTFTVSNLGGPFGIKQFCAIINPPQSAILAIGSAEKRVIPGSADGQYEFGSYMSVTMSCDHRVIDGAIGAEFLKAFKGYIENPTTMLL comes from the exons atgcag TGTTTTAACTCTTATTCTTTTCAGGTTACTGCAAACCGCCTCCTAGCTTCTAAACAAACCATCCCACATTACTACTTGACAGTTGACACACGTGTCGACAAACTTATCAA GTTACGAGGGGAACTGAACCCACTGCAGGAagcatctggtggaaagaagatatcAATTAACAACCTTGTTATAAAG GCTGCAGCCTTGGCTCTTCGAAAGGTCCCTGAGTGCAACAGTTCTTGGATGAATGATTTTATTCGCCA ATACCACAATGTGAACATAAATGTAGCTGTACAAACTGAGCATGGATTGTTTGTTCCAGTAGTTAGG GATGCAGACAAGAAGGGACTTGGTACAATCGGTGAGGAGGTGAAGCAGTTGGCTCAAAGAGCAAGGGATAACAGCTTAAAACCACAAGATTACGAG GGTGGCACGTTCACAGTATCAAACTTGGGAGGTCCTTTTGGAATTAAACAGTTCTGTGCTATTATAAATCCTCCTCAGTCAGCAATCTTGGCCATTGGTTCTG CTGAGAAGAGGGTGATACCAGGCAGCGCGGATGGTCAGTACGAGTTTGGTTCCTACATGTCAGTAACAATGAGCTGCGATCACAGGGTTATTGATG GTGCAATTGGGGCGGAATTCCTGAAAGCGTTCAAGGGCTACATCGAGAACCCGACCACAATGTTGCTGTAA